In one window of Pseudodesulfovibrio sediminis DNA:
- a CDS encoding DsbA family protein translates to MRKTLLTLMVLMIVAVFAGCTDSAETTSPSKKKSESPAQSAPVSAKDGEDLGGCDPRYQALYDQAQIEVPGQGEGEVLIISDPLCWHCRLANKLMGEYSDLFGSYRLSFFPRRSFIGSDMAAWILEDAVGTDRLKKLLDFAYTDLKKAKTTDLETARMLMLIQFTKAFPELVEGTTIEKLYEQLQLKHELHVLKSAQLAKDLHLPGTPVLVVGKRLIVGFGPEEWIKALKEKSVCP, encoded by the coding sequence ATGCGAAAAACATTGCTCACCCTTATGGTCCTGATGATAGTGGCTGTGTTCGCCGGATGTACTGATTCCGCCGAAACGACATCACCCAGCAAGAAGAAAAGCGAATCGCCAGCCCAGTCGGCTCCGGTGTCTGCAAAAGACGGCGAAGACCTTGGAGGGTGTGATCCCAGATATCAGGCCTTATATGATCAGGCCCAGATCGAAGTGCCCGGTCAGGGCGAAGGCGAGGTCCTGATCATCAGTGACCCCCTGTGTTGGCATTGCCGCTTGGCAAACAAGCTCATGGGTGAATATTCCGACCTGTTCGGCTCGTACCGTCTCTCATTCTTTCCGCGCAGAAGTTTTATCGGTTCAGATATGGCCGCCTGGATTCTGGAAGACGCCGTGGGCACCGACCGCCTGAAGAAGTTGCTTGATTTTGCCTATACGGACTTGAAAAAGGCCAAAACGACCGACCTCGAAACAGCCCGCATGCTGATGCTCATTCAGTTTACCAAGGCGTTCCCGGAGCTGGTCGAGGGCACGACCATCGAGAAACTCTACGAGCAGTTGCAGCTCAAGCACGAACTCCATGTCCTCAAAAGCGCACAACTTGCCAAGGATTTGCATCTCCCCGGCACGCCGGTGCTTGTCGTCGGAAAGCGCTTGATAGTCGGCTTCGGCCCGGAGGAGTGGATCAAGGCACTGAAAGAGAAATCAGTCTGCCCATAG